The segment AATTGTTAATGGTTATATTACCTTCAACATTTGCTATTGCACCACCATACTTGGCAGAGGTTAAGTTTGTCATGTTGACGTTTTTAATGTCCATCTTACCGTTATGGTTAATGATAGCTCCACCTTCAACTGATGATGTTGCATTGATGATTGTCACATTTTCAACGTTGAATACAGCCTCATTATTTAGGAATACTGCACCGTTTTCACCAGTTACATTAGTGAAATTACAGTTTCTAACTGTTACTTGAACCGGATAAGCATAACTGTTATTTGTTTTGGTTGCCGAAATTGCTCCACCATATGCTATATTTTCTGGTTGATCTTGTATGTTAGTAACATTGGTCGAATTAATTAACCGGAATGTCGAATTTTCAATTAATGCTGTAGCATGATTGTAGTTTGCTATTGCACCACCATACTGGTTTGCCTCAATTCTTTCAAAGGTACAATTGATTACATGTATATTACCTCTGTTATCGATAGCTCCTCCCACATTTGCAGTTTTTTGATAATCCTCTTGACCACGTTTGATTCCACTGGCGTTTCCATCACGGAATACTATATTTTGGATTGTGACAGTACTTCCAATAGATACACTGAGCATGTTGGTTGTCCAGTTTTTACCAGAGAACACTATGGTTTTTCCTTCTTCTCCCATCAATGTAACAGTGATAGGTTTATTATCCGCAACATATACTGCAAAGTCTTCTGCTTCATAAACAGTTTCATGAGCAAGATCATCACTATCATCGGCCATCATATATATGACAGAAGCCTGAGAATTACCATCTTGAACTCGTGCAAATGCCGTGTATATATCAGTCGGGTCATTTATTGTACCTGCGGCATTAGGTCTTTCATTTGCTTTAGCACCACCAGATGGCGGGTTATCCATAGTACCTACATAATGCGGTCTTACATATATGTAGTCTGGATAATGATTATCCGTCGGCGTCTGTTTTATGTTCTTACTATGCGTCGTATCTGTTTGTTGTATTTCATTATTCGTATTTCTCGTATTCTTTTCTTCATAGTTTTCTTTCTTTATTTCATTCGTCTTCGTATTGCTTACTGTTTCTTCTACATCACGTGTCACTTGGACAGATGTTGTATCGGAAACCACCTTTTGTTCAATACTTGTCTGATTTCCATCATCTACGCTTGCAGCACTTAATGCTGTTATTCCCAAGAGTAGTATCATGGTTATCGAGATAAATATCAAACTCGATTTCACATGAAACTTCAAGGTGTTATCCTCCTTGATATATAGTAACTAATTAAAAAATTAATTACATTATATATTATGTGAATTTATGAATATATAAATAATGGCATATCAAAAAACATTGATATATTGATTTATTTAAACATTAAACAAGAAATAATCCTTAGATTTTATTGGATGTAATACACCGGATTCAGAGAAATAATGAAATTTGTTTATTTATTTTGATAATTATGATGGATTTTTTTATATAATATTATTTTAAAAATAGCATTATTTATAAATTTTATTATAAATATCATTTTGTATTACATAAATATTATTATAAATATCATGATATTAGATTATTTTGTATAATATTAAAGAGACATATACTAATTTTGTTTAAAATATACAATGTTTAATATAAAATGAAAGAATAATGATTAGTAATGACAGTTAATCATAATGATAATTACCATTATTTTTATTTTTTAATGAAACATTATGATTTTTTTTAGAAAATTATGATAATTTACATAAAAATAAATTATTTATTAACCTATTAATCCTAACAATTACAAATAGTTATTAATTGACATTGAAAATATGACAAAACATGATTAACAAATGTTGTAAAAATAACCAAAGATGATAAATCTTAGTTTGGTAATAATAGTACCAATCAATTGATTTTTCAAAATAAAAATAAAAAAAATATAAAAATTTTTTTTGGGGGTCAGTTGATTAATGTATTTTTAGATTCGTGTTTCTAATTATATATTATATTGTATGTTATATTTATTCATTTTTCCATTGTGTGTATCCACAACGACCACATGAATATCTGTCCCCATGGTCTGCCATGAAGATACCATGTGAACATCTTACACATTCAGGGTTTTTTCTTACGATTTTACCATCTTTTACTTCGTATAATTCGTATTTTTTAGACATTAAACTATCCCCTTTATTTATTCGTCTTCAGCTTCTTCTTCAGCTGGAGCTTCTTCAGCTTCTTCTTCAGCAGGAGCTTCTTCTGCTTCTTCTTCAGCTGGAGCTTCTTCTTCAGGTTCTTCGTTCTTAACTTTTACAGATTCAGTTTCAATTTCATTTAATTTTTCTACAGAGTCATATACTTTTGCTAAACCTACTGCTTTAGCTTCTCCGTAACTAGGCTTCATGCTGTCCACCACGAGGAGATCCTTAGATGAGTCTTCTAGTGCTATGAGTTTGTGTTTCACATCTAGGATGTTTGGTGTTCCTTCGGTTGGATAGTCACATTCGAATTTGATTTCTGTCCTATTTAATAATGGGTTTTCTATTTTTTCTAATATTGTTATTTCCATATTATCGTTATTCCTTAATTAATTGATTATAATAATTTAAAGCCGTATCATAGGCTTTTGTTGAATTCACCAATACAACCCCTTCTTTTGGTTGTCCATATAATATATATGTATCTTCAGGTGAATTGAGTATTGCTGGTAGTACTGCCAAATCCTCTTCACCATCAACTACGATTATGATTGGATTGTCGCTTGTTGATGTTTTGATTGAATCGGTTATCAATTCTATTAATTCATCGGTTAGTACTCCTGGTGGATTTTCAACATATACTATGTTGTCTGTATGATCCAAGTTGTGTTGTACAGGCCTGCGTTCTATTAAATTATCGACAATACATATCTGAGGCGTTAAGTCCAACTCAACTAATGTTTTTGTTGTCACGTCCCCTATACCGATTACCAGTTTTTCATCGGATAATTGTTTTTGTATTGCTTCTTTGACTTCATCAATAGATTCATGCAAGTTACCTAATGGTTTTTTCAACTCTTTTCTTAAATATTTGGGTAATTTTAGCACAAATATCGCCCTTTAAATTTATTCTTCTTTAACTCTTAAGGCATATCTTCCAGGTATTGTGATATTTAATTCCTTAGCTAAGTCTGAATCATCAGGATCTAGGATAACTACTAATCCATTCCAATTGTTTGATGTTTTATATCCACATAATGGACATTCATCCTCAAATGATATTATATTACATCTTGGACATGCTTTTTCTGCCATCACATAATCTCCTATATAACTTGTTCATACTTTTACTTTTTCTTGCTTTTTTCTTCATCAATCCATTCAAAACGACCTAGTCCAGGTTGTCTCATGGTCAAACCAATCTTACAGTCCTTGGTTGTTTTACCCTTTATACTTACTGCCACAATTCTGGCACGTACAAAGTCAGGCTTTTCTAAAGATTTAGGAGTTTCTTTAGCCACCAATGCTCCACGTTTTTGATCATATGTTATGAAGTCATCGGTTACCTGGGATACGTGGACTAATCCATCGATTGGTCCTATTCGTATGAATGCACCGAATTCGGTTACTTCCATTACTTCACCGTCAACCACTTCATGCAGTACCGGTTTAAAGAATAGTGCTTTAAATGTTACATGATAAAATGCTGATCCATCACCTATGACCACTTGACCAACATTATGTTCAAGTATGTCAGTGACCATTACCAATATACCTAATTTCTTATCTGTCTTACCGACATATTTCCTGTTTAAGATTTCAATTGCTGTTTCTTTAAATGGATTATCAAAGCTACTTGGTGGTATTCTAACAGTATCTTCAATTGTTGTTAATTCATACACTTTCTATACCCCACAAGACTTATTCATATTTTTCTTTATAGAGTTCTATTGCGTGAAGTACTGCTTCTTTTGCAGCTTCATTATCTTCCCAGCCATTGATTTCAACTGTTTTGTTTTCAAGTGCCTTATATTGGCTGAAGAAATGTTCAATTTCCTTAAGATAATGTTCTGGTAATTGTGATATATCAGTTATATCTGCAAATCTTGGATCTTCTACAGGTACTGCTAATAATTTATCGTCGCTGTCTCCTTGATCTATCATTCTCATGATACCTATTGGTCTTGCGTCAATGATACATCCAGGGAAAGTTGCCTGGTCCATTATTACGAGTACGTCAAATGGATCTCCATCTTCCCATAATGATTTTGGCATGAATCCATATTCAGCCGGATAATGGAATGGTGAGAATAACACTCTGTCAAGAGCAAATGCTTCTTTGTCCTTATCGTATTCGTATTTGTTACGTGACCCTGTTGGTATTTCTACTACAACTGTGATTTCATTAGGTACGTCTGATCCTGCTTCTATATCTTTCCAAAGATTCATTATTTTTCCTCCAGTAATTAATGCTTTTCGTTATTTGTTACGTTTTATATAACCATCGACTTCCAAATATCTGTGTTGTCTTAGATAAACTACACTTATGCCAAGTTCTCTAGCCTTTTTACGAAGATTCCTGTCATTTGTACACAGCACGTCATCTGCTGTGCAATATTTAAGCAGTAGATTATCCACGTGTTCTGTCTTGTCTATTTGAACTGTTTTAAAAACTTCACTTTTAGCTATCTGCAATGCAATTGTAGCGGCCAGCTTGTTTTTACCTTTGGAATTTCTTTTTAGTTTATCTAATTCATCAAGTACAAGTGATGGAACTATTAATTCATAATATGATGGTAACCGACTCGTAAGTTGTGTGACTACATCCACATCCTTTTGAATCATCATCATCAAAAATTTGTATCAACAACCGCCTTATGATTTGATGATACCATAACCTATTAGCCTCCATCTAGC is part of the Methanosphaera sp. BMS genome and harbors:
- a CDS encoding inorganic diphosphatase yields the protein MNLWKDIEAGSDVPNEITVVVEIPTGSRNKYEYDKDKEAFALDRVLFSPFHYPAEYGFMPKSLWEDGDPFDVLVIMDQATFPGCIIDARPIGIMRMIDQGDSDDKLLAVPVEDPRFADITDISQLPEHYLKEIEHFFSQYKALENKTVEINGWEDNEAAKEAVLHAIELYKEKYE
- a CDS encoding PIN domain-containing protein, producing MMIQKDVDVVTQLTSRLPSYYELIVPSLVLDELDKLKRNSKGKNKLAATIALQIAKSEVFKTVQIDKTEHVDNLLLKYCTADDVLCTNDRNLRKKARELGISVVYLRQHRYLEVDGYIKRNK
- a CDS encoding GTP-dependent dephospho-CoA kinase family protein, with the translated sequence MLKLPKYLRKELKKPLGNLHESIDEVKEAIQKQLSDEKLVIGIGDVTTKTLVELDLTPQICIVDNLIERRPVQHNLDHTDNIVYVENPPGVLTDELIELITDSIKTSTSDNPIIIVVDGEEDLAVLPAILNSPEDTYILYGQPKEGVVLVNSTKAYDTALNYYNQLIKE
- a CDS encoding 30S ribosomal protein S24e, with translation MEITILEKIENPLLNRTEIKFECDYPTEGTPNILDVKHKLIALEDSSKDLLVVDSMKPSYGEAKAVGLAKVYDSVEKLNEIETESVKVKNEEPEEEAPAEEEAEEAPAEEEAEEAPAEEEAEDE
- a CDS encoding 30S ribosomal protein S27ae; translation: MNKGDSLMSKKYELYEVKDGKIVRKNPECVRCSHGIFMADHGDRYSCGRCGYTQWKNE
- a CDS encoding DNA-directed RNA polymerase, translating into MYELTTIEDTVRIPPSSFDNPFKETAIEILNRKYVGKTDKKLGILVMVTDILEHNVGQVVIGDGSAFYHVTFKALFFKPVLHEVVDGEVMEVTEFGAFIRIGPIDGLVHVSQVTDDFITYDQKRGALVAKETPKSLEKPDFVRARIVAVSIKGKTTKDCKIGLTMRQPGLGRFEWIDEEKSKKK
- the spt4 gene encoding transcription elongation factor subunit Spt4; protein product: MAEKACPRCNIISFEDECPLCGYKTSNNWNGLVVILDPDDSDLAKELNITIPGRYALRVKEE